In one window of Leptospira sp. WS92.C1 DNA:
- the cmk gene encoding (d)CMP kinase produces MNENVIALDGPAGSGKSTVARRIAEKIGYNYLDTGAFYRAVTLYLHRLFQGSSNAGTFEDWVKTSEAKNSITDAHILCEFSSGNENRIFLNGEDVSLAIRTPEITREIKHIANQRIYRDFVNKELHSLAKLHKLIMDGRDIGTEVFPDARFKFFLTASSKIRAERRTLQLKEQGIEADQDEIEREIFLRDKSDTEREIAPLYQAKDAILIDTDILSKNSVISKILEILDR; encoded by the coding sequence ATGAATGAGAACGTAATCGCCTTGGACGGCCCTGCTGGTTCCGGCAAAAGTACGGTCGCGAGACGGATCGCGGAAAAGATAGGTTATAATTACTTAGATACCGGAGCTTTTTACAGAGCCGTAACCTTATATCTCCACAGATTATTTCAAGGCTCGTCTAACGCGGGCACGTTTGAAGATTGGGTCAAAACTTCCGAAGCCAAAAATTCCATAACGGATGCTCACATTCTTTGCGAATTTTCCTCCGGGAATGAAAATCGAATTTTCCTCAACGGAGAGGACGTTTCTCTTGCGATCCGAACTCCTGAAATCACCAGAGAGATCAAACACATCGCAAATCAAAGAATCTACAGAGACTTCGTAAATAAAGAACTCCATTCTTTGGCTAAACTTCATAAGTTGATCATGGACGGGAGAGATATCGGAACCGAAGTGTTTCCGGATGCGAGATTCAAATTCTTTCTTACCGCTTCTTCCAAAATCCGTGCCGAAAGAAGAACGCTTCAGTTGAAAGAGCAGGGGATCGAAGCGGATCAAGACGAGATCGAAAGAGAGATCTTTCTTCGCGACAAATCGGATACGGAACGCGAGATTGCCCCCCTCTATCAGGCAAAGGACGCAATCCTGATTGACACTGATATCCTCTCCAAAAATAGTGTAATTAGCAAGATCCTCGAGATTCTGGATCGATGA
- the aroA gene encoding 3-phosphoshikimate 1-carboxyvinyltransferase, whose product MIPRNTKLKSREIQVPGDKSLSHRSVLFAALSKGKSKVTGFLEAEDPLHTMSAFTKLGLKTQKIRPGEYEFESPGKDKLVGHNVELDFGNAGTGIRLSAGLICGLPGVNAILTGDDSLKKRPMGRIIKPLMSMGASIAGLGEKETAPLKIQGKQLGAYKYESPIASAQIKSCLMLAAISSSTELEYSENILSRDHTENMFRFLGNKIEYLTPLHFKISPPYVLNGGEFKVPGDISSAAFFLVLGVLAKEGNLLIQNIGLNPARIGILTTLELMGAKIEVLNRRIECGEPVGDLKTYPSTLKKVNIPEELIPSIIDEIPILSVAGLFTEGGFEIRHAEELRAKESDRIHTMVSNFRALGIEVEEFQDGYALDGTSKHSENVWASLKTGKRIPILSFMDHRIAMSFLILKALSGFKLEIDETSWIETSFPGFEELLKGCLNE is encoded by the coding sequence ATGATTCCAAGAAACACTAAACTCAAATCCCGAGAAATTCAAGTTCCCGGTGACAAATCCCTTTCCCATCGCTCCGTTTTGTTCGCCGCGCTTTCCAAGGGAAAGTCCAAGGTGACCGGATTTTTAGAAGCGGAAGACCCGTTGCATACGATGTCCGCGTTTACAAAACTCGGCTTAAAAACACAAAAGATCCGGCCGGGGGAATACGAATTTGAAAGTCCCGGAAAGGATAAGCTCGTTGGCCATAACGTGGAGCTTGATTTTGGAAACGCGGGAACCGGAATCCGTTTGTCCGCGGGGCTGATCTGCGGTTTGCCGGGAGTGAACGCGATTTTAACCGGAGACGATTCCTTAAAAAAACGTCCTATGGGGAGGATCATCAAGCCTCTTATGTCGATGGGAGCTTCGATTGCGGGGCTCGGAGAAAAAGAAACCGCGCCTTTGAAGATTCAGGGTAAACAACTCGGCGCATATAAATACGAAAGTCCGATTGCGAGCGCTCAGATCAAATCCTGTCTCATGCTCGCCGCGATTTCGTCGTCAACGGAGTTGGAATATTCGGAAAATATACTATCTCGCGATCATACGGAAAACATGTTTCGATTTCTCGGAAACAAGATCGAATATTTGACTCCGCTTCATTTTAAAATTTCTCCTCCTTACGTTTTGAACGGAGGGGAGTTTAAGGTGCCGGGGGATATTTCTTCCGCCGCGTTTTTTTTGGTTCTAGGCGTTTTGGCTAAAGAAGGAAATCTTTTGATACAGAACATCGGACTCAATCCGGCGAGAATCGGAATTTTGACCACGCTCGAACTCATGGGTGCAAAGATCGAAGTATTAAACCGAAGAATCGAATGCGGAGAGCCCGTAGGGGATCTGAAGACATATCCTTCTACTTTAAAAAAAGTGAATATTCCGGAGGAGCTGATTCCTTCGATCATTGACGAGATTCCGATCCTTTCGGTAGCCGGACTTTTTACGGAAGGCGGTTTTGAAATCCGTCACGCAGAAGAGTTGCGTGCAAAAGAATCGGATCGGATTCATACGATGGTTTCCAATTTTCGCGCGCTCGGAATCGAGGTGGAGGAATTTCAGGACGGTTACGCGTTAGACGGAACTTCCAAACATTCCGAAAACGTTTGGGCTTCCTTGAAAACGGGGAAACGGATTCCCATTCTATCGTTTATGGATCATAGGATCGCGATGAGTTTTTTGATCTTAAAGGCGCTTTCCGGTTTTAAGCTGGAAATCGACGAAACTTCCTGGATCGAAACATCCTTTCCGGGTTTTGAAGAATTACTCAAGGGATGCCTGAATGAATGA
- a CDS encoding prephenate dehydrogenase, with amino-acid sequence MKSEFSNILIYGLGLMGASLSLLLKKKGISASITGVVSSSKSKTKGESLKSADTILTSEEFHSTKKWKDYDFIIFGVPVDLTAKLIGELPLDYSGIVTDLGSTKKEIIHAVESRFPNSHNYVSSHPMCGSEESGLEFANVSLYEGRLCILTSPKNANSEAKKKLETFWRTVGTEVIEIPADEHDSILSYLSHSPHILSSIMADWAANQKIIKRYTDLSPIPLNGGGFRDMTRIAGSNPKMWSAIFASNQNEIHQSLLDFRNRLDIVLEKLNPKNILDPKEWERFMETSRKSRDYILKNQDDSKKH; translated from the coding sequence GTGAAATCAGAATTTTCTAATATTCTCATCTATGGTTTGGGGCTTATGGGAGCCTCCTTGTCTCTTTTGCTCAAAAAAAAAGGGATTTCCGCATCCATAACCGGAGTCGTCAGTTCTTCCAAAAGCAAGACAAAGGGGGAATCCTTAAAATCCGCGGACACGATTCTTACATCTGAAGAATTTCATTCTACCAAGAAATGGAAAGATTACGATTTTATCATATTCGGTGTTCCCGTTGATTTGACCGCGAAACTTATCGGCGAGCTTCCTCTGGATTATTCGGGTATCGTTACCGATCTCGGATCCACAAAAAAAGAAATCATCCATGCGGTGGAATCGCGTTTTCCGAATTCGCATAATTATGTTTCCTCGCATCCCATGTGCGGATCCGAGGAGTCCGGGCTCGAGTTTGCGAACGTTTCTCTCTACGAGGGAAGGCTTTGTATTCTTACTTCCCCTAAAAATGCAAACTCGGAAGCCAAAAAAAAACTGGAAACGTTTTGGAGAACGGTGGGCACGGAAGTCATAGAAATTCCCGCTGATGAACACGATTCCATTCTATCCTATCTATCACATTCTCCTCATATACTTTCTTCGATCATGGCGGACTGGGCGGCCAATCAAAAGATTATCAAACGATACACCGATCTTTCTCCGATTCCTTTAAACGGAGGGGGATTCCGGGATATGACCCGGATCGCAGGGTCCAATCCGAAGATGTGGTCCGCGATTTTTGCCTCCAATCAGAACGAGATCCATCAATCTCTTTTGGATTTTAGGAATCGTCTTGATATCGTATTAGAAAAATTGAATCCAAAAAACATTCTGGATCCGAAGGAATGGGAACGTTTTATGGAAACTTCTCGAAAGTCCAGAGATTATATTTTGAAGAACCAGGATGATTCCAAGAAACACTAA
- the pheA gene encoding prephenate dehydratase: MSDLDQKLKTFRDQIDSLDQEIVKAIQNRAEFASKIGEIKRERNEPVFRPDREKEVYEKIKSLSAGPLPDKVLIAIYREIMSGSISVEKGLEVGYLGPAGSFSNQAVRARFGASINALEFNSIPDVFRAVETDKIDYGVVPVENSSEGLVNSTLDQFLISDLLIYSEHYLRISISLLGFEHDLSKIKTLYGIKIANSQCKNWLAANLPHVEIVETSSTAKAAQIVAEKKEGCAAIASLIAAEIYGLSLIRESIEDLADNTTRFLIIGKNQCPPTGNDKTSVVFSCPDKPGALYRVLKPFFDHQLNLTKIESRPTRRNSWEYNFFIDFHGHQKDESIQAVLSGLKENTIFLRVLGSYPMSPQIL, translated from the coding sequence ATGAGTGACCTCGATCAAAAACTAAAAACCTTTCGGGATCAAATCGATTCCTTGGATCAAGAAATCGTAAAAGCGATTCAGAATCGCGCGGAGTTTGCGTCCAAAATCGGCGAAATCAAACGGGAAAGAAACGAACCCGTCTTTCGTCCCGATCGGGAAAAAGAAGTTTATGAAAAGATAAAGTCTCTGAGCGCAGGACCTCTTCCTGATAAGGTCCTCATCGCGATTTATCGCGAGATCATGTCCGGATCGATCTCGGTCGAAAAAGGACTCGAAGTAGGATATCTCGGACCCGCGGGTTCTTTTTCCAATCAAGCGGTTCGCGCCCGATTCGGAGCATCCATCAACGCGTTGGAATTCAATTCCATCCCGGATGTGTTTCGCGCTGTGGAAACGGATAAGATCGATTACGGAGTGGTTCCCGTGGAAAACTCAAGCGAAGGGTTGGTCAATTCCACCTTGGATCAATTTTTGATTTCGGATCTTCTCATCTATTCGGAACACTATTTAAGAATCAGCATCAGCTTACTCGGATTCGAACACGATCTTTCCAAGATCAAAACTTTATACGGAATCAAGATCGCCAATTCTCAATGTAAGAATTGGCTCGCCGCAAATCTTCCTCATGTGGAAATTGTGGAAACGTCTTCCACCGCAAAGGCCGCGCAGATCGTGGCCGAAAAAAAAGAAGGATGTGCCGCGATCGCGTCTCTGATCGCAGCTGAAATTTACGGACTCAGTTTGATTCGGGAATCCATCGAAGATCTCGCGGACAACACGACTCGATTTTTGATCATAGGAAAAAATCAATGTCCTCCCACCGGAAACGATAAAACTTCCGTGGTTTTTTCCTGTCCCGATAAACCCGGAGCTTTGTATCGGGTACTCAAACCTTTTTTTGATCATCAGCTCAATCTTACAAAGATAGAATCCAGACCCACTCGAAGAAATTCCTGGGAGTATAACTTCTTTATCGATTTTCACGGTCATCAAAAAGACGAATCCATCCAAGCCGTTCTTTCCGGTCTGAAAGAGAATACGATTTTTCTCCGGGTTCTCGGTTCCTATCCGATGTCCCCACAAATCCTGTGA
- the scpB gene encoding SMC-Scp complex subunit ScpB → MERDRAALKGLIEALLFVSGEPLKLASIAKSAGVEKTDAREILDELILDYSEKNGGFLLREIAGAYQFVTNESFAELLGHIFKEKRREQLSRSSLDTLAIIAYKQPITLPEIDEIRGVSSRAMVTSLISKKLIKPIGNKEVPGRPALYGTTKEFLIHFGLNKLSDLPAPVEVKELKFENLDDLLENE, encoded by the coding sequence GTGGAACGGGACAGAGCAGCACTCAAAGGATTGATCGAAGCATTACTTTTTGTTTCCGGTGAACCCTTAAAATTGGCGAGTATCGCGAAATCCGCCGGAGTCGAAAAAACTGACGCTCGAGAAATTCTGGACGAACTCATCTTAGACTATTCCGAAAAAAACGGCGGCTTTCTTCTGAGAGAAATCGCCGGAGCCTATCAGTTCGTAACCAATGAAAGTTTTGCAGAACTGTTGGGACATATCTTTAAAGAAAAAAGAAGAGAACAACTTTCCAGATCCAGTTTGGACACTCTTGCAATCATAGCCTACAAACAACCCATCACACTTCCGGAGATAGACGAAATCCGGGGAGTTTCTTCTCGGGCGATGGTAACTTCTTTGATCTCTAAAAAACTGATCAAACCGATCGGGAACAAGGAAGTTCCCGGAAGACCTGCGTTGTATGGAACCACGAAAGAATTCTTGATTCATTTTGGATTGAATAAACTATCGGATCTTCCGGCGCCCGTAGAAGTAAAAGAGCTAAAATTCGAAAACTTGGATGATCTCCTCGAAAATGAGTGA
- a CDS encoding ScpA family protein: protein MENEDSGKSFVVQWNNSEGGLSEGPLSVLWNLIESYKVDIFDVSLSRITRDFLSFLRVSETLSLDLSAEYALMAANLIYLKSKALLPDPGFEEEDYEPPLPPELVEKLLEHKKFQLTAKKLSEVDQVQSGVFRRESNVTLDDEENWLDVSLIELISAFNEILEAKTPDAEISALLTTPHRFTVEEKMEKILSSLREKKEVSFPELFEKEQPEKAEIVATFLALLELSKQRILRARQHKLFGEIRLFLIEGQWNGTEQHSKD from the coding sequence ATGGAGAATGAAGATTCCGGTAAGTCCTTTGTGGTTCAATGGAATAATTCCGAGGGGGGGTTGTCAGAAGGTCCTCTGTCAGTTCTTTGGAATTTGATTGAAAGTTACAAAGTAGACATCTTTGATGTTTCTCTCTCTCGCATCACCCGGGATTTCTTAAGTTTTCTCCGAGTTTCAGAGACCCTCTCTTTGGATCTGAGTGCGGAATACGCCCTCATGGCCGCCAATTTGATCTATCTCAAGTCCAAGGCACTGTTGCCGGATCCCGGATTTGAAGAAGAAGACTACGAACCGCCTCTTCCGCCGGAACTTGTAGAAAAACTTTTAGAACATAAAAAATTTCAACTCACAGCCAAAAAACTTTCGGAAGTGGATCAGGTCCAATCGGGAGTTTTTAGAAGGGAATCGAACGTCACCTTGGACGACGAAGAAAACTGGTTGGACGTTTCTCTCATCGAACTCATTTCTGCGTTCAACGAAATTCTCGAAGCCAAAACACCGGATGCGGAAATTTCCGCGCTACTCACCACCCCTCATCGATTTACCGTAGAAGAAAAAATGGAAAAAATTCTATCTTCACTACGGGAAAAAAAGGAAGTTTCTTTCCCGGAATTATTTGAGAAGGAACAACCGGAAAAAGCAGAAATCGTTGCCACTTTTCTGGCATTGCTGGAACTAAGTAAGCAGAGGATTCTCCGCGCGAGGCAACATAAGCTTTTCGGAGAAATCCGTTTATTTCTCATAGAGGGACAGTGGAACGGGACAGAGCAGCACTCAAAGGATTGA
- a CDS encoding response regulator, which yields MARILVVDDAKFMRTMVKDALTQTGHEIVGEAENGNIAVEQYKTLKPDLVTMDITMREKDGIEAAQEIFKLDAKARIIMVTALGQEDLLAKAIKMGVKDFVVKPFSPERLQQAADKALNS from the coding sequence ATGGCCAGAATTCTCGTTGTGGATGACGCCAAATTCATGAGAACCATGGTAAAGGATGCGCTCACCCAAACCGGTCATGAGATTGTTGGGGAAGCGGAAAACGGAAATATTGCAGTCGAGCAATACAAGACTTTGAAACCGGATCTGGTTACGATGGATATTACCATGCGTGAAAAAGACGGGATCGAAGCTGCTCAAGAAATATTTAAGTTGGACGCTAAGGCAAGAATCATCATGGTTACCGCGCTTGGGCAAGAAGATCTTTTAGCAAAAGCGATCAAAATGGGAGTGAAAGACTTCGTAGTAAAACCGTTCTCACCCGAAAGACTGCAACAGGCGGCTGACAAAGCTCTCAATTCATAA
- a CDS encoding chemotaxis response regulator protein-glutamate methylesterase, which yields MIQNPVRAVIVDDSLLVRNIISDQIQKDSKILVVATGKTGVDCIDLAQKLQPDIIILDVEMPIMDGLTALHELQKKKLGIPVIMLSVLTQNGADATFKALEYGAIDFVPKPSSAFQFDPEEIGNILKSKILAYFESKIQIPSIAARKKVLVPSFSTEELPGKKSPIQAICIGTSTGGPRALQEVFSRIPGDLSLPVLVVQHMPAGFTKAFAMRLNDHAKIKVKEAEDGEPIEPGTGYVAPGDLHLSIQSRAGRKWIALNREAPVNGHRPSIEVLLNSAIEEYKGGIIGVIMTGMGKDGSAAMVKVREAGGSTIAQDEQTSVIYGMNRQAVEMGGVEYIEPVTEIINRIQIILKERGI from the coding sequence ATGATTCAAAACCCGGTTCGAGCGGTCATTGTGGATGATTCTCTCTTAGTCAGAAACATCATCTCCGATCAAATCCAAAAAGATTCCAAGATCCTGGTTGTCGCGACGGGTAAAACCGGAGTGGATTGCATTGATCTCGCGCAAAAATTGCAACCGGATATCATCATTCTCGACGTGGAGATGCCGATCATGGACGGATTGACCGCTCTTCACGAATTGCAGAAAAAGAAACTGGGAATTCCAGTGATCATGCTTTCCGTTTTGACCCAAAATGGAGCCGACGCTACTTTTAAAGCCCTCGAATACGGAGCGATCGACTTTGTCCCGAAACCTTCCAGCGCGTTTCAGTTTGATCCGGAAGAGATCGGCAACATTCTCAAATCAAAAATTCTCGCTTACTTCGAAAGTAAAATTCAGATTCCTTCGATCGCCGCGCGTAAAAAAGTTCTGGTGCCTTCTTTCTCGACTGAGGAATTACCCGGAAAAAAATCCCCGATTCAGGCGATCTGTATCGGAACTTCCACGGGAGGTCCGAGAGCTCTTCAAGAGGTGTTCTCCCGAATTCCCGGAGATCTATCTCTTCCCGTTCTTGTAGTGCAACATATGCCCGCTGGTTTTACAAAAGCGTTTGCGATGAGACTCAACGATCATGCAAAAATCAAAGTCAAAGAAGCGGAAGACGGAGAACCGATCGAGCCCGGAACCGGTTATGTGGCTCCGGGAGATTTGCATCTTTCGATTCAATCCAGAGCCGGGAGGAAATGGATTGCCCTGAACAGGGAAGCTCCCGTAAATGGACACAGACCTTCCATTGAAGTCCTCCTAAACAGCGCGATTGAAGAATACAAGGGCGGCATCATCGGTGTGATCATGACCGGGATGGGCAAAGACGGATCTGCGGCTATGGTAAAAGTCAGAGAAGCCGGAGGTTCCACGATCGCGCAGGACGAACAAACTTCCGTAATTTATGGAATGAACCGTCAGGCAGTTGAAATGGGAGGCGTCGAATATATCGAGCCTGTTACTGAAATCATCAATAGGATCCAAATCATTTTGAAAGAGAGAGGAATTTAA
- a CDS encoding chemotaxis protein CheW: MAGILGEYTELFLEESEDQIEELNANLLRLEADHKNLAIINDIFRAAHSLKSSAAFVGLYNLSDLAHKMENLLQLTRDGKLEVKLPLVNLLFQCFDLIKYVIRNVAEGKKIDTPFTEMIQKLDAYEKNPSSFSSSVASSTTSPPAEASPQPAEQAKPVAKVPAPATSASSGIREILLEAEEVKELEDEIQKSGKCWKISVSLGKDSPMKGLRFSLILQNLKNLGVVYKSYPDLEELEKGIDVISITLLFLSSEAVEQIRTAANVDMVEFLDIQEYTPTLQEESSVSNFKMDDDMASSESRVTLKSIKVSSDKLDQLMNNVGELIITNSGFQRIYDDLVRIFGEDQLFNDLKSRIDLINRISKELQSGIMNIRMVQISTVFRRFSRLVRDLSLETGKKVNLVLSGESTELDKKVIDALGEPLLHLLRNSVDHGIETPAERAAAGKSQEGTVELNSYQGGSNIMVEIRDDGRGLDAEKILRKAIEKGLVNATEAANLSEQEIYQFIFQAGFSTADKITDISGRGVGMNVVNNLIQEFKGKILINSTKGQGTSFVLSFPQALAIIPSILVLMEEEVYAFPLSEVNETIKIHNDQITTLEGNEIINLRGEVLPIYRLNRIIGLQDKTDREEFPVVIVQYKGRKIGFMVDELVGKHETVIKSLEKNFKNIHGLTGASIMGDGTIIMVLDIPGIVEIASELEDSDTVVRYHLETMKRISSIHSADREEELYIQKTTNPTNVYNYKLHEITNRERLKKKKTERNRDIKRVTVEKEEVFREEKELAAALSVEMKSPAERQLPVNTDPESIHSSQTPTSPTITSYSSDAPVSPKKTFVSSEDEYRSHITDIALDQSASAEEQKRAKAIIDSFLTQKKERTMSVAPSKDFKGALSKEELKKLENVVNTGMMNAGMVLSQLLKKNIDLFIPEIIMNDRDGLAEEIRFSEDHFYGLKIRMNGDLNGNLLMMFSRENAGNLARELLGSEPIPGEGLTDDAKSVLSEISNIVCSSVMNSISNKAKATVMPSVPEFLEGTFMQVLDVVKPERTKFLSMLTEFNHEGNDLLGVLLFLPDFDELIHLIPRF; this comes from the coding sequence ATGGCTGGAATTCTTGGAGAATACACGGAACTTTTTTTAGAAGAATCGGAAGATCAGATCGAGGAATTAAACGCCAACCTTCTGAGATTGGAAGCGGATCATAAAAATCTCGCAATCATCAACGATATCTTCCGGGCCGCGCATTCCTTAAAAAGTTCGGCGGCCTTTGTCGGTTTATACAATCTATCCGATCTCGCTCATAAGATGGAGAATCTTCTTCAGCTCACAAGAGATGGAAAACTGGAAGTCAAACTTCCTCTCGTCAATTTACTTTTTCAATGTTTTGATTTGATTAAATACGTTATCCGCAACGTAGCGGAAGGAAAAAAAATCGACACCCCGTTTACCGAGATGATCCAGAAGCTAGACGCTTACGAAAAAAATCCCTCTTCGTTTTCGTCTTCTGTTGCAAGTTCTACAACGTCTCCTCCTGCCGAGGCTTCACCTCAGCCGGCAGAACAAGCCAAGCCCGTTGCAAAGGTTCCCGCTCCGGCGACTTCCGCATCCTCCGGAATTCGAGAAATCTTACTCGAAGCGGAGGAAGTCAAAGAATTGGAAGACGAGATTCAGAAGTCCGGCAAGTGTTGGAAAATTTCCGTCAGTCTCGGAAAAGATTCTCCGATGAAAGGGCTTCGTTTTTCTTTGATTCTCCAAAACCTGAAAAATTTGGGAGTTGTTTATAAGTCGTATCCGGATCTGGAAGAATTGGAAAAGGGAATCGATGTCATTTCGATCACTCTTCTATTTTTATCCTCCGAAGCCGTGGAGCAAATTCGAACCGCAGCGAACGTGGATATGGTCGAATTTTTGGACATTCAGGAATATACTCCGACTCTTCAAGAGGAATCTTCGGTCTCCAACTTTAAGATGGACGACGATATGGCTTCTTCGGAGTCGCGGGTTACTCTCAAAAGTATCAAGGTATCTTCGGATAAATTGGATCAGCTCATGAACAACGTAGGAGAGCTGATCATCACAAACTCCGGATTTCAAAGAATTTACGACGACTTGGTTCGTATTTTCGGAGAGGATCAGTTGTTCAACGATCTCAAATCCAGAATCGATTTGATCAACCGGATCTCCAAAGAACTTCAATCCGGAATCATGAACATCCGAATGGTTCAAATTTCCACGGTGTTTAGAAGATTCTCCAGACTCGTTCGAGATCTTTCTCTTGAAACCGGTAAAAAGGTAAATCTGGTTCTAAGCGGAGAATCCACGGAGCTGGATAAAAAAGTCATCGATGCTTTGGGTGAACCACTGTTGCATCTTCTCCGCAATTCGGTTGATCACGGAATCGAAACCCCTGCGGAAAGAGCGGCGGCCGGCAAGTCGCAGGAAGGAACCGTAGAGTTGAATTCGTATCAGGGCGGAAGCAATATTATGGTGGAGATCCGAGACGACGGAAGAGGTCTCGACGCCGAAAAAATTCTCCGCAAGGCGATCGAAAAAGGTCTCGTAAACGCGACCGAGGCCGCGAACCTTTCCGAACAGGAAATCTATCAATTTATCTTTCAGGCGGGATTTTCCACTGCGGATAAAATCACCGATATTTCCGGCCGCGGTGTGGGAATGAACGTTGTCAACAATCTCATCCAGGAATTCAAAGGAAAAATTTTGATCAACAGCACAAAGGGACAGGGAACTTCCTTTGTGCTTTCCTTTCCTCAGGCTCTTGCCATCATTCCTTCGATTCTCGTTTTGATGGAGGAAGAAGTGTATGCATTCCCCCTTTCCGAAGTCAACGAAACGATCAAGATTCACAACGATCAGATCACAACCCTCGAAGGAAACGAAATCATCAATCTCAGAGGCGAGGTGCTTCCGATCTACAGACTCAATCGGATTATCGGTCTTCAGGACAAGACCGATAGAGAAGAATTTCCGGTCGTCATCGTTCAATACAAAGGACGCAAGATCGGATTTATGGTCGATGAACTCGTGGGCAAACACGAGACGGTCATCAAGTCCCTCGAAAAGAATTTTAAAAACATCCACGGTTTAACCGGAGCCTCTATCATGGGGGACGGAACCATCATCATGGTTTTGGATATTCCGGGGATCGTGGAAATCGCTTCCGAACTCGAGGATTCGGATACCGTGGTTCGTTACCACCTCGAAACGATGAAACGGATCAGTTCGATTCATTCCGCGGATCGGGAAGAGGAACTTTACATCCAAAAAACGACAAACCCGACTAACGTTTACAATTATAAACTTCACGAGATCACAAACCGCGAACGTCTGAAAAAGAAAAAGACCGAAAGAAACCGAGATATAAAACGTGTGACCGTGGAAAAAGAGGAAGTATTCCGAGAAGAAAAAGAACTCGCGGCCGCTCTCAGCGTGGAAATGAAATCCCCCGCTGAAAGACAATTGCCCGTAAACACGGATCCGGAAAGTATTCATTCTTCTCAAACCCCGACTTCGCCTACGATCACTTCGTATAGTAGTGACGCCCCTGTTTCTCCCAAAAAAACGTTTGTTTCCTCGGAAGACGAGTATCGTTCTCATATCACCGACATTGCTTTGGATCAATCCGCAAGTGCAGAAGAACAAAAACGGGCAAAGGCGATTATCGATAGCTTTCTAACGCAGAAAAAAGAGCGTACGATGTCGGTCGCTCCTTCCAAAGATTTTAAGGGAGCTCTTTCCAAAGAAGAACTCAAAAAATTGGAGAATGTGGTCAATACCGGAATGATGAACGCCGGTATGGTTCTTTCCCAACTTTTGAAAAAGAACATCGATCTTTTTATTCCTGAAATTATCATGAACGACAGGGACGGTCTCGCGGAAGAAATTCGTTTTTCGGAGGACCATTTTTACGGTTTGAAAATCCGCATGAACGGGGATCTCAACGGAAATCTTTTGATGATGTTTTCCCGGGAAAACGCAGGAAATCTCGCGAGAGAACTTCTCGGCTCGGAACCGATTCCGGGGGAAGGTCTGACCGACGATGCTAAATCCGTTTTGAGTGAGATTTCGAATATCGTCTGTTCCTCCGTGATGAACTCCATCTCCAATAAGGCGAAAGCTACCGTAATGCCTTCCGTTCCCGAATTTTTAGAAGGAACTTTTATGCAGGTGTTGGACGTGGTCAAACCGGAGAGAACCAAATTCTTGAGTATGCTCACCGAATTCAATCATGAAGGAAACGATCTCTTGGGGGTTTTGTTGTTTCTTCCGGACTTTGACGAACTGATTCACTTGATACCGAGGTTCTGA
- a CDS encoding chemotaxis protein CheW, with protein MASFDNKQYLESLEADKITESQKEYLTFNVEAEIFGIDILMIHEILKPVPITRIPNGEDYILGVINLRGEIIPILDLKQVFGIGYSEIIPSTRIIVVVHEEKRAGILVDMVKQVIKIQHDKISKATDDLTLNYSSLIESVSQADDTLILNLNLSVLINFEQEAD; from the coding sequence ATGGCCTCATTTGATAATAAACAATATCTTGAATCCTTGGAAGCGGATAAAATTACTGAATCCCAAAAAGAATATCTAACCTTCAATGTGGAAGCGGAGATTTTCGGAATCGATATTCTGATGATCCATGAAATTCTCAAACCCGTTCCGATTACGAGAATTCCGAATGGAGAGGATTATATTTTAGGAGTGATTAATCTTAGAGGTGAGATCATTCCGATATTAGATTTGAAACAGGTTTTTGGAATCGGCTACAGCGAAATCATTCCTTCCACAAGAATCATTGTGGTGGTTCATGAAGAAAAACGGGCCGGTATTCTCGTGGATATGGTAAAACAGGTGATCAAGATTCAACACGATAAGATCAGTAAAGCGACCGACGATCTGACTCTCAATTACAGTTCTTTGATCGAATCTGTCAGCCAAGCGGACGATACGTTGATACTCAATCTGAACCTATCGGTCCTGATCAATTTTGAACAAGAGGCAGACTAA